One part of the Magnetococcus sp. PR-3 genome encodes these proteins:
- the rplW gene encoding 50S ribosomal protein L23: MNELSMYNVLVRPLVTEKSTMQLEKGNQISFAVATWANKPQIKKAIETIYSVKVEAVQVSNVKGKAKRFGKLEGKRKDWKRAVVRLQEGQSIDLFDQGA, from the coding sequence ATGAACGAGTTGAGCATGTATAACGTTCTGGTTCGCCCGCTGGTGACTGAAAAGTCCACCATGCAGCTTGAAAAGGGTAACCAAATCAGCTTTGCCGTCGCCACTTGGGCCAACAAGCCCCAGATTAAAAAGGCGATCGAGACCATCTATAGCGTTAAGGTTGAGGCGGTGCAGGTAAGCAACGTCAAAGGTAAGGCCAAGCGCTTTGGTAAGCTCGAAGGTAAGCGTAAGGATTGGAAGCGGGCCGTGGTTCGTCTCCAAGAGGGTCAATCCATCGACCTGTTCGATCAGGGCGCCTGA
- the rpsS gene encoding 30S ribosomal protein S19, translating to MARSVKKGPFLDDYLVKKVETLRENSRKELIKTWSRRSTIIPEFVGYTFGVHNGRKFIPVLITENMVGHKLGEFAPTRTYYGHGVDKKAKRR from the coding sequence ATGGCTCGTTCAGTCAAAAAAGGTCCGTTTTTAGACGACTATCTGGTCAAGAAGGTGGAGACTCTACGGGAGAATTCCCGCAAAGAGTTGATCAAGACTTGGTCACGTCGCTCCACCATCATCCCCGAGTTTGTTGGTTATACCTTCGGGGTTCACAATGGCCGCAAGTTCATTCCAGTGCTGATCACCGAAAATATGGTGGGTCACAAGCTGGGCGAATTTGCTCCCACCCGTACCTACTACGGTCACGGTGTGGATAAAAAAGCCAAGCGTCGCTAA
- the rpsJ gene encoding 30S ribosomal protein S10: MDSQKIRIRLKAFDHRILDQSTGEIVQTARRTGADIRGPIPLPTKINRYTVLRSPHVDKKSREQFEIRTHKRIIDIINPTPQTVDALMKLDLAAGVNVEIKL; the protein is encoded by the coding sequence ATGGATAGCCAAAAAATCCGCATCCGTTTGAAGGCCTTTGATCATCGGATCCTAGATCAAAGTACTGGTGAGATTGTGCAGACTGCTCGTCGTACCGGTGCTGATATCCGTGGACCGATTCCGCTGCCTACAAAAATCAATCGTTACACGGTTCTGCGTTCACCTCACGTAGATAAAAAAAGCCGTGAGCAATTCGAGATCCGCACCCATAAGCGTATCATCGACATCATCAATCCTACGCCCCAAACGGTGGATGCATTGATGAAGTTGGACCTCGCTGCAGGTGTGAATGTCGAGATCAAGCTATAA
- the rplV gene encoding 50S ribosomal protein L22, translating into MQEARATTKYQRVSPYKVRLVIDQIRGMQVESAMNLLAFSKKRAAGVIRETLKSAVANAEENMGLDVDTLVVSKAYVDQGPTMKRFKPRARGRATRILKRTSHITVAVRPQED; encoded by the coding sequence ATGCAAGAAGCACGTGCTACGACTAAGTATCAGCGCGTCTCTCCCTATAAAGTGCGTCTGGTCATTGATCAGATTCGCGGTATGCAGGTAGAGAGTGCTATGAATCTCCTGGCCTTCTCCAAGAAGCGCGCAGCAGGTGTCATTCGTGAGACGTTAAAGTCCGCAGTGGCCAATGCTGAGGAGAATATGGGCCTGGATGTGGATACCCTGGTGGTCTCCAAGGCTTATGTGGATCAAGGTCCGACCATGAAACGGTTTAAACCCCGTGCACGTGGTCGTGCTACTCGAATTCTGAAGCGGACTTCCCACATCACTGTGGCGGTTCGTCCTCAGGAAGATTAA
- the rplB gene encoding 50S ribosomal protein L2: MALKNYKPTSDGKRHQVSVDYSELSKEGPERSLLAPLSKKGGRNNYGRMTVRHQGGGHKRRYRIIDFKRNKFDVPAKVARIEYDPNRTAFIALLHYTDGEKAYILAPQRLQVGDTVVAAKSISNVDVKPGNAMPLRAMPIGTIVHNVELKPGKGGQVARSAGNYIQLMGKEGKYAQLKMPSGEMRLVLLECMATVGMVSNPDNSNSKIGKAGRTRWMGKRPSVRGVVMNPVDHPHGGGEGRTSGGRHPVTPWGVPTKGKKTRSKTKASDRLIMRRRK; this comes from the coding sequence ATGGCACTGAAGAATTACAAACCGACTTCCGACGGTAAGCGCCATCAGGTATCGGTGGACTACAGCGAACTGAGCAAAGAGGGCCCCGAGCGCTCATTGCTGGCCCCCCTTTCTAAAAAGGGTGGTCGTAACAACTACGGACGTATGACTGTTCGTCACCAAGGTGGTGGACACAAGCGTCGGTACCGCATCATCGACTTTAAGCGTAACAAGTTTGATGTGCCGGCTAAGGTTGCTCGTATCGAGTATGACCCTAACCGCACCGCTTTCATTGCGCTGCTGCATTACACCGATGGTGAAAAAGCTTATATTTTGGCGCCTCAGCGTCTCCAGGTTGGAGATACGGTTGTGGCCGCTAAGAGCATCAGCAATGTGGATGTGAAACCCGGTAACGCAATGCCTTTACGGGCGATGCCAATCGGTACCATCGTTCACAACGTTGAGCTTAAGCCTGGCAAGGGTGGACAAGTCGCCCGTAGTGCTGGTAACTACATCCAGCTGATGGGTAAAGAGGGCAAGTATGCCCAGCTTAAAATGCCTTCCGGCGAAATGCGTTTGGTGTTGCTCGAGTGTATGGCGACCGTAGGTATGGTCTCCAACCCCGACAACTCCAACAGTAAAATCGGTAAAGCAGGACGTACCCGCTGGATGGGCAAGCGTCCCTCTGTTCGCGGTGTTGTGATGAACCCTGTGGATCACCCCCATGGTGGTGGTGAAGGTCGTACCTCTGGTGGCCGTCATCCGGTCACACCTTGGGGTGTACCTACCAAAGGTAAGAAGACCCGGTCTAAGACCAAGGCTTCTGATCGTCTCATCATGCGTCGTCGTAAGTAA
- the rplP gene encoding 50S ribosomal protein L16, with protein MLQPKKTKFRKAHKGRVHGLAYRGSSLNFGQFGLKAMGASRITARQIEAARRAMTRHIKRGGRVWIRVFPDVPVSKKPAEVRQGKGKGSPEFWIARVKPGRILYEMEGVDEELAREAMQRAAAKLPVKTKFIVREGG; from the coding sequence ATGCTTCAACCTAAGAAGACCAAGTTCCGGAAGGCGCACAAGGGGCGCGTTCACGGCCTAGCATACCGCGGTAGTTCACTCAACTTCGGACAGTTTGGCCTTAAGGCGATGGGTGCATCGCGCATCACTGCGCGTCAGATCGAAGCAGCCCGTCGTGCAATGACACGTCACATCAAACGTGGCGGTCGTGTTTGGATTCGTGTTTTTCCTGATGTTCCGGTTTCTAAGAAACCAGCTGAAGTTCGTCAGGGTAAAGGTAAGGGTAGCCCAGAGTTCTGGATTGCCCGTGTCAAGCCTGGTCGCATTCTCTATGAAATGGAGGGTGTTGATGAAGAACTGGCCCGCGAAGCTATGCAGCGTGCTGCAGCTAAGCTACCAGTTAAGACCAAGTTTATTGTTCGTGAAGGGGGTTGA
- the rpsC gene encoding 30S ribosomal protein S3, which produces MGQKVHPTGFRLGTTKTWDTRWFADKNFADLLLEDIKIRAWLKKRLAHASVSKIVIERPAQKARINIHTARPGIIIGKKGADIEKLKNDIKAIASSDVQINIVEIRKPEADAQLVAENVAQQLERRVAFRRSMKRAVTSAMRLGAEGIRINCAGRLGGAEIARTEWYREGRVPLHTLRADIDYGFAEANTTYGIIGVKVWVYKGMLIEKK; this is translated from the coding sequence ATGGGACAGAAGGTTCATCCGACAGGGTTCCGTTTGGGAACCACAAAGACCTGGGACACCCGTTGGTTTGCGGATAAAAATTTCGCCGACCTGCTGCTGGAAGACATCAAGATTCGCGCTTGGTTAAAAAAGCGTTTGGCACATGCCAGCGTTTCCAAGATCGTAATTGAGCGTCCTGCCCAAAAAGCGCGCATTAACATTCACACTGCGCGTCCCGGCATCATTATCGGTAAGAAGGGCGCCGATATTGAGAAGCTGAAGAACGACATTAAGGCCATTGCCAGCTCCGACGTGCAGATCAATATTGTTGAGATCCGCAAGCCAGAAGCTGATGCACAATTGGTTGCAGAAAATGTCGCGCAACAGCTTGAGCGCCGTGTTGCTTTCCGACGCAGCATGAAGCGTGCCGTAACCTCAGCCATGCGTCTGGGTGCAGAAGGTATTCGTATCAACTGCGCTGGTCGTCTTGGTGGAGCTGAAATCGCCCGTACCGAATGGTACCGCGAAGGCCGTGTGCCCCTGCACACCCTGCGTGCCGATATCGACTACGGCTTTGCTGAGGCCAACACCACCTACGGCATCATTGGTGTCAAGGTGTGGGTCTACAAAGGCATGCTCATTGAAAAGAAATAA
- the rpsQ gene encoding 30S ribosomal protein S17, with translation MAKRIMQGVVVSDKMDKTVVVKVERKVRHPLYGKIVRQSKKYKAHDEENQYRTGDTVMIQESRAMSKDKNWIVTERTMAAVEG, from the coding sequence ATGGCCAAGCGTATTATGCAAGGTGTCGTTGTAAGCGACAAAATGGACAAAACTGTGGTCGTAAAAGTGGAGCGTAAAGTACGTCATCCGCTGTACGGCAAGATTGTGCGTCAGTCCAAAAAATACAAAGCGCATGATGAAGAGAACCAATACCGCACCGGTGATACGGTAATGATCCAAGAAAGTCGCGCTATGAGCAAAGACAAGAACTGGATTGTTACTGAACGCACTATGGCTGCGGTGGAAGGCTAA
- the rplE gene encoding 50S ribosomal protein L5, which translates to MADLKQVYHDKVVPELKEKFGYSNIMQVPRLEKIVVNMGVGEAINDKNILKHAIGDMEAITGQKAMTTYAKKSIAGFKLREGQAVGCRVTLRRQQMWEFLDRLINTALPRVRDFRGVSDKAFDGRGNYTMGVKEQIIFPEIDYDKVDKVRGMDICIVTSAKTNDEARELLAGFNMPFRKKEGNNG; encoded by the coding sequence ATGGCTGATCTGAAACAGGTTTACCATGACAAGGTAGTGCCCGAGCTCAAAGAGAAGTTCGGCTACTCCAACATCATGCAAGTACCACGTCTGGAAAAGATTGTGGTGAATATGGGCGTCGGTGAGGCAATCAACGACAAAAACATTTTAAAACACGCCATTGGCGACATGGAGGCGATCACTGGCCAAAAGGCCATGACCACCTACGCCAAGAAATCCATTGCGGGCTTTAAGCTACGTGAAGGACAGGCAGTAGGGTGCCGTGTAACCCTACGTCGTCAGCAAATGTGGGAATTTCTTGATCGTTTGATCAATACTGCACTTCCACGTGTGCGTGACTTCCGTGGCGTGAGCGATAAAGCCTTTGATGGCCGTGGCAACTACACCATGGGTGTTAAGGAACAGATTATCTTCCCTGAGATCGACTACGATAAGGTCGATAAAGTACGGGGTATGGATATCTGCATTGTGACCAGTGCCAAGACCAATGATGAAGCCCGCGAGCTTCTCGCCGGTTTCAACATGCCGTTCAGGAAGAAGGAAGGGAACAATGGCTAA
- the rplN gene encoding 50S ribosomal protein L14 has translation MIQVESQLEVADNSGAKKVQCIKVIGGSKRRYARVGDVIIVSVKSALPRGKVKKGEVARAVVVRTKKEITRPDGSLIRFDKNAAVLINKAGEPVGTRIFGPVTRELRARNYMKIISLAPEVL, from the coding sequence ATGATTCAAGTCGAATCTCAACTTGAAGTGGCCGATAACTCCGGCGCCAAGAAAGTTCAATGCATCAAGGTGATTGGTGGTTCTAAGCGTCGTTACGCCCGTGTCGGTGATGTCATCATCGTTTCGGTCAAATCGGCGCTGCCACGCGGCAAAGTAAAAAAGGGTGAAGTAGCTCGTGCCGTGGTGGTTCGCACCAAAAAAGAGATCACGCGCCCTGATGGTAGTCTCATTCGTTTTGACAAGAATGCGGCTGTATTAATCAACAAGGCCGGTGAGCCTGTGGGAACGCGTATCTTCGGTCCCGTAACCCGCGAATTGCGGGCACGGAACTATATGAAGATCATCTCCCTGGCCCCCGAAGTGCTGTAA
- the rpsG gene encoding 30S ribosomal protein S7 has product MSRRREVPKREVIPDARYNDKLVAKFMNCLMQDGKKSLAERVFYGAFDLIEQRTKEDPIKVFKEAVDNVRPTLEVRSRRVGGANYQVPVEVRPARRQTLAIRWLIGFARSRGEKTMRERLAAELIEASQGRGATIKKRDDTHRMAEANKVFAHYRW; this is encoded by the coding sequence ATGTCACGACGTCGTGAAGTTCCCAAGCGCGAGGTTATTCCGGACGCGCGGTATAATGATAAGCTTGTCGCCAAGTTTATGAATTGCCTCATGCAAGATGGCAAAAAGTCACTTGCTGAGCGAGTATTCTACGGTGCTTTCGATCTGATCGAGCAGCGCACCAAAGAAGACCCAATCAAGGTGTTTAAGGAAGCTGTGGACAATGTACGTCCTACGCTGGAAGTGCGTTCCCGCCGTGTTGGTGGTGCAAACTATCAGGTGCCTGTAGAGGTACGTCCTGCCCGCCGTCAAACCTTGGCCATTCGTTGGTTAATCGGTTTTGCCCGTTCCCGTGGTGAGAAAACCATGCGTGAGCGTTTGGCTGCTGAGTTGATCGAAGCTTCACAGGGTCGCGGTGCGACCATTAAGAAGCGCGACGATACGCATCGTATGGCTGAAGCCAACAAAGTGTTTGCTCACTACCGTTGGTAA
- the rplD gene encoding 50S ribosomal protein L4, translating to MIQVPVKDANNQEVRSAELNESVFGREIRADLLGMAVNYQLAKRRSGTAAVLGRSDVRGGGKKPFRQKGTGNARQGTTRAPQFRTGGIVFGPQPRDFGHKMNKKVRKLALQTALSAKASSEEMVVVEKLELEGPKTKGMKSLLSSLGAEKSTFIVVKELSDNVLLSARNIPNVLVADVDGVNVYDLLRYEKLVITEEAVRSLEEKLA from the coding sequence ATGATCCAAGTACCCGTTAAAGACGCCAATAACCAGGAAGTTCGCAGTGCGGAGTTAAATGAATCCGTTTTTGGTCGTGAGATCCGTGCGGACCTTCTGGGTATGGCCGTCAACTATCAATTGGCCAAACGTCGCAGCGGTACCGCTGCGGTTTTAGGTCGCAGTGATGTGCGCGGCGGTGGAAAGAAACCTTTCCGTCAAAAAGGCACAGGTAACGCCCGTCAGGGCACAACCCGTGCGCCTCAGTTCCGTACTGGTGGTATCGTTTTCGGTCCCCAGCCTCGTGACTTCGGCCACAAGATGAACAAAAAAGTACGTAAGCTTGCGCTGCAAACAGCACTTTCCGCCAAAGCCTCTTCGGAGGAGATGGTGGTTGTTGAAAAGCTCGAGCTGGAAGGTCCTAAGACCAAAGGGATGAAAAGCCTGCTGAGCAGCCTTGGTGCTGAGAAGTCGACTTTCATCGTGGTTAAAGAGCTTTCTGATAACGTGCTGCTGTCAGCTCGCAACATTCCTAACGTGCTTGTTGCAGATGTTGATGGTGTGAACGTTTACGACCTGCTGCGCTACGAAAAGCTGGTCATCACCGAGGAAGCGGTGCGTAGCCTTGAGGAGAAGCTGGCATGA
- the rplC gene encoding 50S ribosomal protein L3 produces the protein MRSGLIGRKLGMSQMFTEDGQRIAVTLVQLGPCAVVAKRTEEQDGYNAIQLGFEEAKPSRISKTVRGQYAKANVTPRRVLREFRVANPNDYEVGQELNAEHFAVDSFVDVTGRTVGKGFAGGMKRWGFRGGRATHGSHKVHRSIGSIGQCQTPGRVFKNKKMPGQMGKETQTVQNLKVAFVDSEKSIVAVKGSIPGSKGSLVLVRDALKKGSA, from the coding sequence ATGCGTAGTGGTCTGATCGGCCGTAAGCTCGGCATGTCCCAGATGTTTACCGAGGATGGTCAGCGTATCGCTGTTACCTTGGTACAACTGGGTCCCTGTGCTGTAGTGGCCAAGCGTACAGAAGAGCAGGATGGTTACAACGCCATTCAGCTTGGTTTTGAAGAAGCCAAACCTTCCCGCATCTCTAAAACTGTCCGTGGGCAGTATGCCAAGGCTAATGTGACGCCTCGGCGGGTTTTGCGTGAATTCCGCGTCGCCAATCCTAACGACTATGAAGTGGGTCAAGAGCTTAATGCTGAGCATTTTGCCGTAGACAGCTTTGTCGACGTTACAGGTCGGACGGTGGGTAAAGGTTTTGCCGGTGGTATGAAGCGTTGGGGTTTCCGTGGTGGTCGTGCTACCCACGGTTCTCACAAGGTACACCGCTCCATCGGTTCTATCGGTCAGTGTCAAACTCCTGGTCGAGTATTTAAGAACAAAAAGATGCCTGGTCAAATGGGTAAAGAAACTCAGACCGTGCAGAATTTGAAAGTGGCTTTCGTGGACAGTGAAAAGTCCATCGTAGCCGTGAAGGGGAGCATTCCCGGTTCCAAGGGCTCTCTGGTGTTGGTTCGGGACGCCTTAAAAAAAGGCTCTGCCTGA
- the rpsL gene encoding 30S ribosomal protein S12 translates to MPTVNQLVRRGRKPQKKKTNVPALQACPQRRGVCTRVYTTTPKKPNSALRKVARVRLTNGHEVSAYIPGEGHNLQEHSVVLIRGGRVKDLPGVRYHVLRGSLDTQGVKDRKQGRSKYGAKRPK, encoded by the coding sequence ATGCCGACCGTTAACCAGTTGGTACGTCGAGGCCGCAAGCCTCAAAAGAAGAAAACCAACGTGCCTGCTCTGCAAGCGTGTCCCCAACGCCGTGGCGTATGTACTCGCGTTTATACGACTACCCCTAAGAAGCCTAACTCGGCTTTGCGTAAGGTAGCTCGTGTACGTCTGACCAATGGTCATGAAGTGAGTGCTTATATTCCAGGTGAAGGTCACAACCTGCAGGAGCACAGTGTGGTATTGATCCGTGGTGGTCGTGTAAAAGACCTTCCCGGTGTACGTTACCACGTGCTTCGCGGCTCCCTGGATACCCAGGGTGTTAAAGACCGTAAGCAGGGTCGTTCAAAGTACGGCGCCAAGCGTCCTAAGTAA
- the fusA gene encoding elongation factor G, with the protein MARTVALDHVRNIGIMAHIDAGKTTVTERILYYTGRSHKIGEVHEGAATMDWMEQEQERGITITSAATTCFWDEHRINIIDTPGHVDFTIEVERSLRVLDGAVAVFCGVAGVQPQSETVWRQADRYGVPRLAFVNKMDRMGADFMNAVQTMKDRLGARAIPAQYPIGAEEDLRGMVDLVSKKAFIFNDESLGAEFEITECPENIELEVDEAREALLEAALEQDDELMEKYLDGEEISEADFKACIRKSVLASSFVPVFCGSAFKNKGVQPLLDAVVAYFPSPKDTPYIEGTLPDSDEAAVRKPSDDEPFSALAFKIMADPFVGSLTFFRVYSGVMESGTHVLNASKNRKERIGRLMLMHANKREDIKEVRAGDIAAVVGLKNTTTGETLCDANKPVILEKMEFPEPVIAIAVEPKTKADQERMSVALQRLAQEDPSFRVEVDHETNQTIISGMGELHLDIIVDRMMREFKVDANIGQPQVAYRETITRSIEHESKFVRQSGGRGQFGHVWLRLEPQEPGVGFEFVDAIKGGVVPKEYIPAVKNGIVEAMANGVYAGFPMVDVKATLFDGSYHDVDSSEMAFKIAGSIGLKEGTQKCKPALLEPIMDVEVETPEEYMGDVIGDLNSRRGQIQGMEASGNNQLVKAQVPLSGMFGYATDLRSQSQGRATFTMQFGHYAQVPNAIAEEIKAKATG; encoded by the coding sequence GTGGCTCGTACAGTTGCCCTGGATCACGTGCGTAATATCGGCATCATGGCTCATATTGATGCGGGTAAGACCACCGTTACCGAACGGATTCTCTACTACACCGGTCGCTCTCATAAGATTGGTGAAGTTCATGAAGGCGCTGCCACCATGGACTGGATGGAGCAGGAGCAGGAGCGTGGTATCACGATTACTTCTGCAGCAACCACCTGCTTTTGGGATGAGCACCGTATTAATATTATCGACACCCCCGGACACGTGGACTTCACCATTGAGGTGGAACGTTCACTACGTGTTCTAGATGGTGCTGTCGCAGTTTTCTGTGGTGTGGCCGGTGTGCAGCCCCAGTCTGAGACTGTGTGGCGCCAGGCTGACCGCTACGGTGTGCCCCGTCTTGCTTTTGTAAACAAGATGGACCGTATGGGCGCTGATTTCATGAATGCTGTGCAAACCATGAAAGATCGTCTTGGTGCACGTGCTATTCCTGCTCAGTACCCCATTGGCGCAGAAGAAGATCTTCGTGGTATGGTTGATCTGGTGTCTAAAAAGGCTTTCATCTTTAATGATGAGTCCCTTGGCGCTGAGTTTGAGATCACCGAATGCCCCGAAAATATTGAGTTGGAAGTTGATGAGGCTCGTGAAGCACTGCTAGAAGCGGCGCTTGAGCAAGACGACGAGCTGATGGAAAAGTATCTCGACGGTGAAGAGATCTCCGAAGCCGACTTTAAAGCATGTATTCGTAAATCCGTGCTGGCTAGCTCATTCGTACCTGTGTTCTGTGGATCTGCCTTTAAGAATAAAGGCGTACAGCCCCTCCTAGACGCAGTTGTAGCGTACTTCCCCTCACCTAAAGATACCCCTTACATCGAAGGCACCTTGCCCGACAGTGATGAAGCTGCCGTACGTAAGCCTTCTGATGACGAGCCTTTCTCGGCTTTGGCCTTTAAGATTATGGCCGATCCGTTTGTAGGTTCTTTGACCTTCTTCCGTGTCTACTCCGGTGTCATGGAATCTGGTACGCACGTCCTGAACGCTTCTAAAAATAGAAAAGAGCGTATTGGCCGTTTGATGCTCATGCATGCGAACAAGCGTGAAGACATCAAAGAGGTCCGCGCAGGTGATATCGCCGCTGTGGTTGGTCTTAAGAACACCACAACCGGTGAAACCCTTTGTGATGCCAACAAGCCTGTCATCCTTGAGAAAATGGAATTCCCAGAGCCGGTGATCGCCATCGCTGTGGAACCCAAGACCAAGGCTGACCAAGAGCGCATGTCGGTAGCCCTGCAGCGTTTGGCTCAAGAAGATCCTTCCTTCCGTGTGGAAGTGGATCATGAAACCAACCAGACGATCATCTCTGGTATGGGTGAGCTACACCTGGACATCATCGTCGATCGTATGATGCGTGAGTTCAAGGTCGACGCAAACATTGGTCAACCTCAGGTTGCTTACCGTGAGACCATTACCCGCAGTATTGAGCACGAATCTAAGTTTGTGCGTCAGTCGGGTGGTCGTGGTCAGTTTGGTCACGTATGGCTGCGTCTTGAGCCCCAAGAGCCAGGTGTTGGTTTTGAGTTTGTTGATGCGATTAAGGGCGGTGTTGTTCCTAAGGAATACATTCCAGCCGTTAAAAATGGCATCGTCGAAGCGATGGCCAATGGTGTCTACGCGGGCTTCCCCATGGTAGACGTGAAAGCCACCTTGTTCGATGGCTCATACCACGATGTTGACTCTTCGGAAATGGCCTTTAAAATTGCCGGCTCCATAGGTCTAAAAGAGGGCACACAAAAGTGTAAGCCTGCTCTGCTTGAGCCCATCATGGATGTTGAAGTTGAGACCCCTGAAGAGTATATGGGCGATGTGATTGGTGACTTGAACTCCCGCCGTGGACAGATCCAGGGTATGGAAGCTTCCGGTAACAATCAGTTGGTAAAAGCTCAGGTACCTCTGTCGGGTATGTTCGGTTATGCCACGGATCTGCGCTCTCAGAGTCAGGGTCGTGCTACCTTTACCATGCAGTTTGGCCATTATGCCCAGGTGCCTAACGCCATTGCTGAAGAGATCAAGGCAAAAGCCACCGGTTGA
- a CDS encoding type Z 30S ribosomal protein S14: MAKTSMVNKANSKPKFAVRSYNRCKRCGRPRGYLRKFKMCRICVRQLALRGEIPGVTKASW; encoded by the coding sequence ATGGCTAAGACTTCCATGGTAAATAAGGCCAACAGCAAGCCTAAGTTTGCTGTGCGTTCCTACAACCGTTGTAAGCGTTGTGGTCGTCCTCGTGGATACCTACGTAAGTTCAAGATGTGTCGCATTTGTGTGCGTCAGCTTGCACTGCGTGGTGAGATTCCGGGCGTCACCAAGGCTTCCTGGTAA
- the rpmC gene encoding 50S ribosomal protein L29, which yields MSVASEMRDMSVEALEDKLKALHQEAFNLRFQHATAQLENTSRIRQVRREIARIKTVIGERKAKEEV from the coding sequence ATGAGCGTAGCCTCCGAAATGAGGGATATGTCCGTCGAAGCGCTGGAAGATAAATTAAAAGCTCTCCACCAGGAAGCTTTTAACCTGCGCTTTCAACACGCGACTGCCCAACTGGAGAATACGTCCCGTATCCGTCAGGTTCGCCGGGAAATCGCGCGCATCAAGACCGTGATCGGAGAGCGGAAGGCTAAAGAGGAAGTGTAA
- the rplX gene encoding 50S ribosomal protein L24 — protein sequence MAISKSDFSTDLKKGDTVIVVAGKDKGKQGQILQILGKKSSVLVEKVNMIKRHTKPQQNAEGGIVEKEAPINISNVMIVDPATGKGTRIKKKVLEDGRKVRVAAGSGEVLDK from the coding sequence ATGGCAATAAGTAAAAGTGACTTCAGCACAGATCTGAAGAAGGGCGACACCGTAATCGTGGTCGCTGGTAAGGACAAGGGTAAGCAGGGTCAAATTCTGCAAATTCTCGGTAAGAAGTCCTCAGTGTTGGTGGAAAAGGTGAACATGATCAAGCGTCACACCAAGCCCCAACAAAATGCTGAGGGTGGCATTGTCGAAAAAGAAGCCCCCATCAATATCAGCAATGTGATGATCGTGGACCCTGCAACAGGCAAAGGGACCCGAATCAAGAAGAAAGTTCTTGAGGATGGTCGTAAAGTGCGTGTGGCAGCTGGTTCCGGTGAAGTGCTGGACAAGTGA